In the genome of Raphanus sativus cultivar WK10039 chromosome 9, ASM80110v3, whole genome shotgun sequence, the window CTATGAGGAAAGAGGTCTGACCATTCACTGTTTGCAACCGTTCTGTCCAACCTACAGTGTACCACATGTGTCCCACGTTTGCCTCTCCAAGACAGGAAATTACCTAAATGTTGTACATCAAACAGGTCACATTGGGAGAGGAAGCTTCGAAAAGGTACGAAACTATTCTCTGATCTGTCATTGCCTCCTGATTTTTCTGAGTTGTCTGTTATCTCATTAAAATCCCCGGTTAGGAACCAAGGGCCCGGGCGTGAAGCTGGTATGGTAGCTAGGATATTCCAGATTTCTTGTCGGTTTCTCACATCCGGAGCTCCATATGTGAAGGTACTATTAAAGGTCTGCCCCTTAACTCTTGTAACTGTGTCGATGAAGTTATGACAGGAAGAGGTAACTTGGATAGCAATGTCTTTGTTCCAAAGCAGGGCTAGTCCTCCTCCTCCATGTCCGTGGGGAGACACCAGAAAGTGAGACTCATAGCAGAGGTCTTTTAGCTCATCTAGTACAAAGCTATCGGGGTTTTTTTGTCTCCATCAAGAAGAGGATGTCAGGCAAGTGCAGCTTGTGGAGATCTTTTAAGCACTGGACTGTCTTAGGGTTCCCCAAACCCCGACAGTTCCAGCTTAGTACAGCTAAGGAAGAGGAGGCTCTTGGGTGTAAAAATCCTTCTAAGGTTTCACACTTGCAGGTATTAACACTGTTTTTGGTCTCCCATCATTAGTTTGCAGGGTGTTTCAGGCGTTTGAGGATGAAGCTTGCCCTTGCTTTGGTGTTGACGTTGCGTGTCTAGCAGGGGAGGTACGTGCGGCTGTAAGGTGGCGCTTACGTGACCCAACACCACTGAGGGTTTTTGTTTTGGGAGTTTGTCTTTTTTCCTTCGGAGGTCTGCCTCTACGTTTTGGTATCTCCATGTCCCGGGAGCAAGATAGGTACATTCATCTCTGGCATCACCACTTGTGTTTCGTTGAAAGCTGCTCTTGATGCTGCTGCAATGATTGAGTCAGTCGTCTTCTCCATGATGCCCTCTGCATTACTCTGTAGCACTCTCTGGCGTCTTGCTTCTCTTTCTACCGGGTCTGGGCAGTTTGTATACTGGATGGTTACATCGACTAGCTCTTGGATCACTTCCTCTCTAGATGGGATTCCAGATGCATGTGGGAAGTCGCTTACAGCTAGGTTTCTCTCCAAGGAGCGCGTATACTCTGTTGGCTGGTGAGTAAGTTCAGGAGCTGGAGTGCTAGGATCACCGATATTATTTTCAGCCAAAGGTGATTGTtgagttttcttcttttctcacCAGATCATTTGGCCTTCATAAGGGTTTGAGATGTCTCTGTAGTCAACCAAACTTCTGGTGTTCTGTCTCGTAGGTTCCAAGTTTTGGTCCTTCTCAGCACGTGAGGCTCTATCAGTTGCAGTATCTTGCAGTCGTGCCAGAGGAGCTGGAGTGATCTTATTTCGTAGCGGTCTTGCTGACTCTCTGGATTGAAAGATGCGTTCTCCAAAAGGTCGCCCATGGCGATCTAGACGGCGTTGGTACCAAGgttcaaatatgaattttaaggAACTTGATATCAAGGTTCAATAATGGCGTTCTAATCTGGGATGTAGCAGCGGCTTCCCTTTATATTCCACGGAAGACACATAAGGAGGCCGAGATAACCACAAAGACCTCTAAAGGTACTGTGGAAGAGAGGTTGAGGACAACAACGTTGAAGCTTCTCATCGGACTTGAAAGATTGCAAAAGAGAAGATCTGTGTAGAGGAAAGGAGACAGAGTACGGTGACGCGAGAAGACATTAACGCTATGATTGTAGCTTGAATCTATCACACTGTTGATACCGTTGTATACATGATTATATTACCATCAAAGATATACCTTAACATATCTCAAAAGATAGAGTGAATAATAAAGATGTtgattataaacatattttctggaaaaaagttctgaagaaaacaacaatcattatacaaaaaagtaaagaacttgagaaaaaaaaatgaagaagaagaaggtatgTGGGACCCATTTTATTTTGTCTGCTAGAAAAGTTGTGATTAAATTCCGTAGAAATCAGATATCAATTAGTTACAACTTTATTTGGTTAGATTATAACTAGAAAATGGATCTCGTTAAGAAAAACTACCCTAATAGTACAAATTGTCTTATGATGTAAAATAAACTCAGAAACTGCTATAGAATGTAATTCTTTCTTAATTACATGGGCTCTTAGTTGAAAAATGTTATTATCACTGTTACAATGTTAGTTAATAGTTAGTGttgttttacttttgttagggcatctccaactcCAACcccataatttactccaaattgaGTAGAAAATGaagtgatgaccaaaaaataaaaacattactccataaatagaataatgcttttatttttggtcatcactccattttccacaccattttcaattttgtttttcaatttggagtaaattatggagtggggttggagctGATCTTAAGGCTTCAAAAAAGCATTTTCCTTGCATTTCCATAAAGATTCAGATTATTACAAATATGCCACAAAATGTTACTCTTTGAAAAATCAACATGATCACGGTCGTTAGCTCATCAAAGACTGCAATCTCGACGGTCTAGATACAAAAAGGCTGAGATTATTGGCTCTAGTTTTCTCTTTCAATTCAACTAAGCTGTGATTGAGTCAACCGTCATTGGTTCATTGTCTGTCTCCATTGTTGAAGCTCTTGGTGGTGATGGTGGTTGCACATCTACGTCAGGGTATGATGCCTTAAATCGAGCTCGAAGCCCTTCGTTAATTAACCGGACTCCACTTAGCTGGTTCCCTAGTGACAGCCATCTACAGACCCAAAAAAGATTCACAACCACCACAACATCAGCAAACCAGCCTTGTCTACAAATCACATGACAATAATAAGTAGTAATAAACATTACCCGGCATGAGCATTGTGCATACGGGCAAATAACTCTAACTTTCTTGCTCTTGGCATGATCCTCTCTAACATTGCATACATCTGGTAAGGTAACAAACTCGTtgaaccatttttttttttcacaagaAGACTCCAAGAATCATATACAACAAAGTAACATGGACAAACCTCGTCTGGCTTCCGGCTTGTCTCTCTAACCTCTGCAACAATCACATCTGTGTCGATGTTTCTGTTGACTTCTGGGTTTCCTTTGATTCCAACCAGACAATGCTCTTTGCTATGGTTGAGCCAGTGACCTGTTCTCCCCGTTCGTATAATACGTTGAAGCTGATTCGTCTTCACCCATATGATCTCTTCCACTCGCTTGTATCCCCAATGCTCCaaactttaaccaaaaaaaaaaacaaaacataatgaAACTTCAACTAAATGAGAAATCATATACTGAGAATTTTCAAAGTACCATTCGCGGCCTAGCTCCATTGCACGACCGGTGACCCAGAGGAAGATCAAACCGTCAGTCTGCAACGAGGGAACATTGAGTGAACGCATCTCGTCATCAGCCATCGTTCCATATGGAAGTTCCATGTGAATGTCCCACGGTGGGTCCGCCATAACAACTCCAAAAGTTCCCAAAATGTCCATTCTAAAGTTACGGATGTCGCAGTTAATCCATTGTGCCTCACCAAGCTCAGCTTCCGAACAGTAGTCAGCACGTAGAGGCTTCAGTGCCTTATCTGGACCAGCCATCATAGCGTCAGCCATGTCAAGCTCGTAATGCACGTATTTGCAAGTCTGTCCAAATCCAGAAATAAACCATTGCTCAGTTACCGTTTATCTACATGAGAAAGTTACTATATCAGATAACGTGGTTAAAGAGTTACCTTCATGTGACGACAAGTATCGAGAAAGGAACAATCTCCTAGGCTGACGTCGGTATGTGAAGCGATTAGTCGACGAAAATGTCTCTGGAAGCAAATATTACATGTCATAAGAAGTAAACATATATCGGTCACATAGTAAAATGTGCAAGTTGAGTTTGTTCAAACCTTGCTGCAGGCAAAGTGGGCACCACACTGAAGACGGCAATCCTCTTTAGTTAAATACCTACAGTAATACTTAACCTGTGATCCTCCTTTGCTTTTAAACTGTAAAGAACATAACAATACATAAGTCATTCACAAGAaccaagtcttttttttttaatcgaaATATCTGATAAAAACTAAGAAAACGTAACATTCAAAAGAGAGATCTTTGCTTTCCCTACATCAAGACTGAAACCAGAAAGTAGAAACCGGATATTAAAAACACACTGAGAGACAAAACACACAGGTACTGTATGCAAAACTACAGTGTGTAGATGCTACGAAGATGAACAGTTGGAAAAACATAAAGCATGTAGATctaataagataataattttcAATAGAAAGCTCCTTGCAACCAAAACCTCTGAGCCACACTGAACATAATCCATAACAGAAGAAACAAGCATCTCAGCTATATCTTTTCACCTTATAGTAATTCCAACACAATGCTGTCAACATATATAGCTTATCAAATCAGTGATGAACAATACTATGTTCATACTCAATCCCTGTGGAAAGCTTCTAGACTCGCATTCACATTCtatgtaaaaaaaatcacaacttTTAACAACCTAAAAGAGCGTTATACCTTAGCAGCAGTAGCGGCTTCTTTGGCGGTGGGACGGTGAATGAGATCAAGCAACTCCTCACCAGCCCTGGACTGTTGCTTCTCCTTAAAAGACTTCTTACTCAAAAGAGCCTCAACGTCTTTCAAATCATCATCCTCACTCCTACCAACCTTGTGATTAACCGGCAAAGGCAACGGCAAAGGAAACGGTGGTGGCCTACCCATCATCCCcatctgatgatgatgatgatgcatcCCCATCATCCCTGCATTCATCATCGGCCACATCTCGGGTCTAACGAAATTACCCGACCCGGAAACCCCAAAGCTCCCCCCTGTGgagttgttattattattattattagtggcTTCAACGACCCGACCCGATTCGTTAAAACTCTCGGGAAGCTCTTTGAGCAACCTGGTCCGATCAATAGCCAACACCATGATCCGAGCCGTCCCGTTAACCTCGAACTCCTCCAACTCGACAGAACCGTTCTCTTCGGCTATCGACTTAAGAGCAGTCTCCACGGCTTGGATGGCCCCACACTCTCCGCCCAGCTCACGCAGCGCTGCTCTCTCCGCCTGTCTCGCGTTCTGGTCGTTCTCCAGCTTTCTCCCCACGCTCGACGAGTCCGTCGCCGACCAAGGTACTCGCTGGAGCAGACACTCGGCCACCATTGCTCTCACGAGAGCCATGGGACTCCCGCTCGATCCGTCTGCTTCGGCGGTTGATGAATCGGTAAGCATCGGTGGTTTCGAGGAGGAGGAGTCGTagccttgttgttgttgttgttgtggttgggTGTCTGATTTGAGGAGGATTGGGTGGTGGTTCTTGGGTTCGGGTAAAGGAGGTGTTGCGAGGAAAGGTCGGTTCGTGAAGGAAGAGATGAGTCGGAGAGAGAGATCGAGGGATGGGACTATGTCGGGGACTAGGGATTGGAGAGATGAGAGGAGATCCAAGTGTGCCTCGTGCtgggttcggattcggttctcCAATCTACCTCTCATCTCTTTCACCGCCGTCATTGTCGCCTCATCCGCTTCACTTTCCATTGCTCTTCCGATTAACTGACAAAGAGCTTCGGAAACAGCTATCTTTGGAGCAGTGTGAAGCCTTAAGAGGTTAAGGACCAAACGGTGTCGTAATGCATATGGATCCTTTTCTAGGTCAAACATTGGTCAGATGTGAACCAACACAATCGTTTTTATTATAACCAGCTCTCTAGTCTAGACCTACCAATCTTTAAAAGTTTCACTGGCGTCAATCATCGTCGTGACCcattttgatatcttttttacTATATTTCCATGTTTGTTATTGGGATATTggttctaaattttttttgtgagaGGATTCTTGAAAAATCTGAAGGTGAACTTATGATTCTAGTTTCTTCATCGTTTTCGTTGGTGTATCTATATACTGTCATCTATTAACTAACACACTTTTGGGTGGATCCTTCTAATTTGTTGAAGAAAGCATTTGAATGATTGTTCATACAATATTTTGGTAATGTTGCATAATttgagattttcttttttttttgaatgaaaattTGAGATTTTCAAATGCGTCTATGAACAGAAATCTTTAGTAATATATGTTTGATGATAAAGCGATCTAGCTCGAAAGATGTCACGATGCACCAACGAACATGTGGAGAAGAAGATTCAAGCGTGCTGCTTCATTTGAAGGAAAATCGTCATCCTCAAAATTAATCTTGTAAACTATTGATACATACTTAGGATTGCAACAGCAGTGTCAGGATCCTGATGTTTCATTGTTAGTGGTTAAAAAGACTTTTTATAGTATATCTAATTCTGAAAGAGAATTGCAATCAATTTTTTCATGCTGTAGGAAAATGAAAACAATTACATAAACTTTGTGGGTTAGACTTCTAATCAGTAAGCGCATCTCCAAAAGCACTatctgttttaaaaaatttcaaactctatatttgaagttttaaagtgtttttttccaaaagtacaacttcaaaattatttgtatttacactatattttttatatttgtcacaactaatttaaattcataactttttataaataactaacacatatataaaattactaaagaaatattaattaataaaaacttacattaaaatataaaactaggaataaaaatacataattaaatattaaactacaagaaaaataccaaattattcCACAAAATTATTTCCGTAGTGCTCCCATATGTGATTAACTAGTGCATTTCGAAGTAAGACTctcattatttttaatttgtagattACGAGGTAAAAATTGATTATTAGTgttgtaataatatttaaatttctataataattatgtctttatgtacttttttaaaaggttttatattaagttggttttgtaatattattattttttaattttacttttaaaataatataagcttgttttaataattttatttaattttatgtataaaacttaattttatagaaattaatCTGAGATTTAtgagatatataattttttaaagattaaaatgagaaatgagaaaTATTTAAGAATAATAAATAGAATGTGTAATGTAGGaccaaaatacaaataaaaagttgaaacttcaaattaaaaattttgagtagtgaaactttaaatttgaagttttgaagtttttttttcaaaaaaaagttttgaagtttttttttttttttgttgaaatgtGAAATTTATTGATCATGGCAAAAGAATAATCATTTACAAGAGGGGATAGTAACTGAAACTATAAGCTATGAGCTATATACAGGTAAACGCAAAAGACCTATGTGTAGTCAAAAACCTCGAACCATCTTTGCATCAGACCTGCTAGTTTATGGTCCGGCCTGTATCTCAGAGATGTAATACGATTCCGGATGGCCTTGTCAATAATCCTGATAGCTCGCTCAACTGTGTGATAAGTTTTTTGATGCCGCCGGTCATTCCTCTCTTTCCACATGTAGTAAATGCATGTCTGAAACACCATTTTGAGAAGAATCTTGTCCATACTGCTGAGGTCGTTTGTTGTGATAAAGTGTAGAGTGATTCCCCAATCCGGGTTAATCTGAGATCCACACAATCGTCCTGCAAGTCTGCTCCAAACAGTGAAGGTAAAGGGACAGGCAAAAAAGATATGATCACTTGTCTCATCCCTTTCCCCACACAACACACAGCCTTGCTGGATACCCCAAGCCCTCATACGTACTCCAGTCGATAGACGATCCTTTATAGCCAGCCATACAATAAATGCATATCTAGGGACTTCCTGCGAAAACCATACACTCTTGCTCCAAGCTACCTTATCCTTCTTCTCTCTGATTTGATCCCAAGTCTTACTTGATGAAAAGTGTGATCTGTAGGTGTTccgttttgaagtttttttaaattcaaaaaaaaagttttgaagtttttttaaagaataaaaaactttatatttgaagttatagagtgtcttttggagatgctaTAAATTATAATTAGCTTAAGTTTAAGAGATGTCCGAGAGAAGAAATGGGAGAAAATCCCTTATATAAGGGATGTCCTTTGTATTTATCccgaacaaaaaaaacttaagggACTTGCCTAAGTAAAGGACTTGTGCAAGTCCCACCAATGCTTCCTTAGAGCATCAATAACGGCAGTTGTTTAGAGAGAACGCTtggaacaaaaatattaaataaatgagTGGGTCCCATAGAAAACACAAACCACACATGATTTGTTGCTTGTATAAGCAGCGTTGTTTGGTGTTTCCGCGGGCCCATCGACGCGTGGTGGCCCGCAATTGGTcctttccaaattttttttttttattttatatcacacagaaaaaaaatatttaaaaaaaataaaaacttaagcACCTCTTTTTTAGCTTCCTGCGTTAAGGATGTTCTTAGGGCCTAAGACATTTTTTGAAAACCAAAACTTTTACTATAAAAATAAAGtgattgaaaattataaatgcagtacatattttctaaaaaagttatATTGCAATTTTCTTTGTTATTGAAGAAGATATtattacaataattttttatatatcattgtTCCACtagaattaattaaatatacatataaatttattataatttgtatttcCTACTATATCTATAAAgtgaaataatttaaaatataaaatgaatttataaaatgaattagTAATGATGACAGTATTAACATAATTTCAAAGAGGAcagtatttatataaataatggAACACATATAAGCACAGCTTGAGGACACTGCCTTTTTGATGAAAATGGGAGGCTTGAGGCCACTGCCTTTTTCATTTCCATAAGCAAGGGCTTTGCATTTGACTCATTTTCTTACTACTCTTATACTTGTTCCTTTATGCCAATtcttaaaaatgttacaaagtCATCaatattagtttacaaaaaaaaaaaaaagtcatcaatattataaactatttgTCCTCGTTTCTTATTTCACATTGTTCACCTCATTCTCTAGTTAAAATGTCTGCATGTTATCCAAAAAACTAGGCGGACCCGATCTTGTAGGTAttcttattataaattttaacagtTGTAATTTGTTTTCTACAACATGGTCAAAAACAAATGattgaataaaaaatcaaaccaaactgtTGAATACTTTTCAATTTATACAGAACATAATGTAAAATGAGAGAAGGAAACGTATGCACCAAATACACCAGCAAACTTTAGCATTGCGCAACTTAACTGATCGAGCCGCAGCCGCTTTTTACGTATAAAGTGGGCAACCTTCAACAATGATACCAGCAGCGGTTGGACACGAGGCCAAAGGGCAACCATCAAGCTCATTTCCCCACCAATCCAAACTCACATTCTCAAGTCCCAAACACATATAAAGCAAAACACCCATAAATGCTAGTCCAGCATCCAATGCTCCTgacaaaacataattatatctcTGCCATAGATGTGGTCTGTATCTAAACACAACAAATCCAGATAAAAATCCAGCAAGAAGCCATGTTGTATAGTTCACAGCTGTTGCGGGTGGCATCGAGCTGATTGCACTAATAAGAACTGGCATGTTTATAAGCTTGATCCACTGCTGTCTAGGGAATGTCCTTGCAGCTAACCATACAAGAATTGGAGCAATAGCGCCCACGAGGAAGAACCAGTTAACAGATTTGTATAAACCAAGATCCCCAAAGATTCTACGTGGTCCAATAAGTCCCCATATCACAGATGCATCGTAGAAGACTTTATCGCTAGGACATGTCCAAACCGAGTTAGAAACTGAATCGCATATGTTGGGGATAGTCTCCATTAGCCACCAAGCCGTTATGAGGTACACCAAACATGATAAAAGTGTTCCAACAATCTGAAATAGATCATATATCTGTGAATTATAACTTAAAAATCTTAATAAGTGGTATGAAGTTGAAAATAGAGTGTAACCTGTGCCATGAACATGTTTCTAGGTGGAATCTTCATGTAATGACCCAGTTTGAAGTCTTGAAGAAATAAGACAGCTTGTTTCATGCTTATGTATCCATATACTTTAAAGCACATATTTGCAACCGGATATCCAGGATAAATATATCCTATGATATATTCTGTAATAATGTTCAATCCTGGAGCctacaaaatatttaatgtatatCCAAATAAATTGACATAcctaaaatcaaaataatttttggaATGTGCAAGCAATATACACATATCATTTGAAAAACCTTGAATTGTAACATTTACTcgatttattttagttatcgATTTTACCTGGTTGGTGATAGCTGTGAGGATACCAATAGGAAGTGTAAAGACAATGGCGACTGTACATGCCAAGAGAACACCCCACCATGGTAGCTGAAGTTGGTCTATGTAATATTCACAAGCAAAGATTGTGACACTAATATTGATAGCGAGAATACACCAAAACCACCACTCTGGCACTACTTTGTACCTTCTCATCAGCCTAGTGTGTATGtctattttcttctctttaaAACTCTGTTTGCTTTGCTCCCATATCTCCCtgaaaaatatatcattaaaaatattagcATAACCAAGCAAATAAGAACCATTCATGTCTCaaatacaaacataaaaataatttataagaaactgaattcatatatatatatatatatatatatatatatatatatatatatatatatatatataatgttgaaCTTATACCTTCCATGGAAGAGAGCGACGTGCATGATGGTAGCGCTTAGAGCGGCAAAGCCAATACCATAACTAATGGCGAAAAAAGTGCTAAGATACAAAGGGCCTTCACGCTCGTAAGCTTCAAGGTCAAGGTGGAACTTAGAGTCTATAATGGATGTGATATTGTACTTTGAACCTTCACTTGTAAAAAGAGAGCTGGAATATAAAGGGAAGGTTTTGGCCTTAAACAAATCAAGCCAATAGCATATCGGTACCACAGCGTATATCGCCAACACAAATCCTACACCCACATTAGCCGTAGCGAACCTGGTAAAAACAGATGACACATAGTTGTTGTAATACCGAACTAAATTGATCCTAAACCAAAACTAAAGTCTAAAACAATGGATTCAGGTATTGGTTATTCGGtttggattttattttaatatcattttgAGAACTGATGATCAAATTGgaacttttctttctttggttTTAATTACTTTTGAAACTTTGTGCCGTTGGATTTGGTATGGATTAATAGAAACATTTGTTTGACTACTTTAATGTAACTAAAATACGTTTTCGTATGCATTTGAGAAATTTGTATCCATTCAGTTCAAATTTGGTATTTATTCAATTTGTTTGATATAGAGCctattttcatttctttaatTTACTTTGAAAGTCTTTcctcaaaaaataaataaattataaaccgATTAATGGACTATAAACAAATTCCAGTTTATTTTTAGTCTAAAATAGAGTGAGTTAGGACTAACCATGGACTTGCGAGTGGACTACCTAAATATGAGGAAATGGTTGACCAGTCGAGTCCTATGGCTCCAACACCTAACCCGTGAAGACCCGACCCGATCTGCTGGGCCATGACTGATGTTGGAAAGAACCAGCAAACCCACGACAATGATGTCAACATCTGAAATAAGTACCCCGGAAACACATAATACGCGAAACTGCAGACAAATGCTATCACGAAGAACTGTGTACGTGTCAGTCCGCCTTTGGCCCGTTCTTCCTTCTCATGCAATGCTCTGTCATTTTAATCAACGAGAAATCAATTTATGTTACGATTTAATGATACGATTAACAAATGATTGGTTGATGAAAATATCATCTACTTATACAGTTTAAAccacatatataagaaaaactaatatatacatCGATTATGTTATTGTCTTAGTAAGAATGTCTCTATAGAAAGACGTCACATGATTGTACTTTTCGAAGACGtccaataaaattatataacatataacgTAAAAATGAAATCCATATGCTTTTACACATTATTAATACCAAAATATGTAGTCATACATTTTTAGTCAACAAActtttagaaaaatttaaactaattttcACTTACTTTTCGACAACGACATGCATGgccaaatataaaatacttaaactcCAATAATATATCTAGTTTTTAATTAAGTATACAActcaattttatttgttttgtattattcataaatattaaatattggtTGGTATGTGGGGATTGGATATATGAACTAGCATTTTACTATGATAATTCACGACTTTATAAAATGCCACAATCATTTAAGTTGAAATGACATCTCCATAAGTTTTCTAACATTTGGAAACACAATTAGtatcttttgttttgtatatagAAAATATCGAAAACTCAAGAGAGAAACGTGAAAAACACTCAAGTGTATTTACCTAAAGAGTGAAACTTGAACAAGATTCGACGGCCACCACATTTCCGCCGGTTCAACCAGGTATTTCCTGAATATTCCGGCCCAACCaaaccctaaaacctaaacATAATCACACTTTCCATCAGAAACAATAAACTCGATCTGTCCAACTCCAAACTTAAATTCTTTTTATAATGCAAAAGCTTTAAAATACGAACTTGCGTGGTAACGATAACAATGAAAGAGACAAAGAACGTTATGTTCTTCATATAAAACGCCTTCACAACGGTGACGACGTGAATGGCGTAAACAGATCCAGCTCCGGCGTTAGCGAAAATAGTGATCAACACATGCTCTTTCACATTAAATGGACCtgaaaattaatcaaaacatAACAAATTTCAAAGTATAGCCTAACCAACGTTAATTGATTGATCCATTTTGAT includes:
- the LOC108828508 gene encoding N6-adenosine-methyltransferase MT-A70-like, giving the protein MFDLEKDPYALRHRLVLNLLRLHTAPKIAVSEALCQLIGRAMESEADEATMTAVKEMRGRLENRIRTQHEAHLDLLSSLQSLVPDIVPSLDLSLRLISSFTNRPFLATPPLPEPKNHHPILLKSDTQPQQQQQQGYDSSSSKPPMLTDSSTAEADGSSGSPMALVRAMVAECLLQRVPWSATDSSSVGRKLENDQNARQAERAALRELGGECGAIQAVETALKSIAEENGSVELEEFEVNGTARIMVLAIDRTRLLKELPESFNESGRVVEATNNNNNNNSTGGSFGVSGSGNFVRPEMWPMMNAGMMGMHHHHHQMGMMGRPPPFPLPLPLPVNHKVGRSEDDDLKDVEALLSKKSFKEKQQSRAGEELLDLIHRPTAKEAATAAKFKSKGGSQVKYYCRYLTKEDCRLQCGAHFACSKRHFRRLIASHTDVSLGDCSFLDTCRHMKTCKYVHYELDMADAMMAGPDKALKPLRADYCSEAELGEAQWINCDIRNFRMDILGTFGVVMADPPWDIHMELPYGTMADDEMRSLNVPSLQTDGLIFLWVTGRAMELGRECLEHWGYKRVEEIIWVKTNQLQRIIRTGRTGHWLNHSKEHCLVGIKGNPEVNRNIDTDVIVAEVRETSRKPDEMYAMLERIMPRARKLELFARMHNAHAGWLSLGNQLSGVRLINEGLRARFKASYPDVDVQPPSPPRASTMETDNEPMTVDSITA
- the LOC108824113 gene encoding oligopeptide transporter 7; protein product: MEESEQVLPLLIKVKDLTNPSSASSSSSCETREEAEDLCLPISGNEEGEGEEEENSPIREVALTVPTTDDPSLPVLTFRMWVLGTLSCILLSFLNQFFWYRREPLSISAISAQIAVVPLGRLMAAKISNRVFLQGSKWEFTLNPGPFNVKEHVLITIFANAGAGSVYAIHVVTVVKAFYMKNITFFVSFIVIVTTQVLGFGWAGIFRKYLVEPAEMWWPSNLVQVSLFRALHEKEERAKGGLTRTQFFVIAFVCSFAYYVFPGYLFQMLTSLSWVCWFFPTSVMAQQIGSGLHGLGVGAIGLDWSTISSYLGSPLASPWFATANVGVGFVLAIYAVVPICYWLDLFKAKTFPLYSSSLFTSEGSKYNITSIIDSKFHLDLEAYEREGPLYLSTFFAISYGIGFAALSATIMHVALFHGREIWEQSKQSFKEKKIDIHTRLMRRYKVVPEWWFWCILAINISVTIFACEYYIDQLQLPWWGVLLACTVAIVFTLPIGILTAITNQAPGLNIITEYIIGYIYPGYPVANMCFKVYGYISMKQAVLFLQDFKLGHYMKIPPRNMFMAQIVGTLLSCLVYLITAWWLMETIPNICDSVSNSVWTCPSDKVFYDASVIWGLIGPRRIFGDLGLYKSVNWFFLVGAIAPILVWLAARTFPRQQWIKLINMPVLISAISSMPPATAVNYTTWLLAGFLSGFVVFRYRPHLWQRYNYVLSGALDAGLAFMGVLLYMCLGLENVSLDWWGNELDGCPLASCPTAAGIIVEGCPLYT